A stretch of the Archangium violaceum genome encodes the following:
- a CDS encoding DNA translocase FtsK, with amino-acid sequence MSERKARAEKSVLSRQEIATRRKALAEKKAKRGGGDAGPGQRALVGLFLLAASVLSLVSVATFSAKDRKGPGFENAVGPMGHLIAEGLRGALGMWAYLLPLCGVYAAMVVFVGSRERRRWPQIVAFVLLTLSGAVLAQLFIGNQPGQAHPPGGFVGATLGGMLVGMFSTVGTIILVTTVCAAALIVGTQYTFLKLCSLAWAGACVLGRRIQENALAIWEQQKVAYKERQERAAQEREEEAAFLAQLEEEEAELEEAERLAAEAEAADAEAMAEEAVRLARQEEKERAAAAKQAAKDAREAAKQASREKKPTEAAAPALAPGADPVWANFLAPSAAANAVPNPPPADAAKGKRGKTPNIVTGPVPSAEQPAAPAAEPAVAAPPVAAAPAPAAAQAPASPAAIVPAQPSALAARMPLIVEPKAPPKPTAVVAKKKDQEQFQFVGGRTSFSLPPLDVLEIEKKERSALDKEAFLTTAEKLRAKLADFGISGEVVEIRPGPVVTMYEFLPGPGIKVSKIAALQDDLAMAMEAMRVRIVAPIPGKGVVGIEVPNRDRETVYLKEIAEQDVFQKSASKLTMCVGKDIEGMPYVFDLAKAPHLLIAGTTGSGKSVAVNSMIMSILLKSTPEEVRFIMVDPKMLELSVYEGIPHLLLPVVTDPKKAALALRWAVEEMERRYQMLSEAGVRNIAGFNKFVETQDAEKANAKPAEESAKKATPKKPKKVVVVDVATPEDAIIEEPASASASSGPGVAAPRDDVEELRETLPEPEEAPESVQAAAEEDDDDGMSDAVEAALEAAGAESPREEKKEWKKLPYIVVIIDELADLMMVASREVETYVARLAQMARAAGIHLMVATQRPSTDVVTGIIKANFPTRISFMLRSKPDSMTILGTVGAEALLGMGDMLIMPPTSAHLQRVHGAFVSENEIKKAVDHLKSQGKPVYDESILKPRDEEGEGGGGEEDELSDELYDQALATVSEMRAVSISMLQRKMRIGYNRAARMIERMERDGVVGPADGAKPREVLIRAVGEMPGAA; translated from the coding sequence ATGTCGGAACGGAAGGCCAGAGCGGAGAAGTCGGTCCTTTCGCGGCAGGAGATCGCCACGCGGCGCAAGGCGCTCGCGGAGAAGAAGGCGAAGCGAGGAGGAGGCGACGCGGGCCCCGGTCAACGGGCCCTCGTGGGACTCTTCCTGCTGGCCGCCTCGGTACTGTCGCTCGTGTCGGTGGCCACCTTCAGCGCGAAGGACCGCAAGGGCCCCGGCTTCGAGAACGCGGTGGGCCCCATGGGCCACCTCATCGCCGAAGGCCTGCGCGGAGCACTCGGGATGTGGGCCTATCTGCTCCCGCTGTGTGGCGTCTACGCCGCCATGGTCGTCTTCGTGGGCAGCCGGGAGCGGCGCCGCTGGCCGCAGATCGTGGCCTTCGTGCTGCTGACGCTGAGCGGCGCGGTGCTGGCCCAGCTCTTCATCGGTAACCAGCCCGGCCAGGCCCACCCGCCCGGAGGCTTCGTGGGCGCCACGCTCGGCGGCATGCTGGTGGGGATGTTCTCCACCGTCGGCACCATCATCCTGGTGACGACCGTGTGCGCCGCCGCGCTCATCGTTGGCACCCAGTACACCTTCCTCAAGCTGTGCTCGCTGGCGTGGGCCGGAGCGTGCGTGCTCGGCCGGCGCATCCAGGAGAACGCCCTCGCCATCTGGGAGCAGCAGAAGGTGGCCTACAAGGAGCGCCAGGAGCGCGCCGCCCAGGAGAGGGAGGAGGAGGCCGCCTTCCTCGCGCAGCTCGAGGAGGAGGAAGCGGAGCTCGAGGAGGCCGAGCGACTGGCCGCCGAGGCCGAGGCCGCCGATGCGGAGGCCATGGCCGAGGAGGCCGTACGCCTGGCCCGCCAGGAGGAGAAGGAGCGCGCCGCCGCCGCCAAGCAGGCCGCCAAGGACGCTCGCGAGGCCGCGAAGCAGGCGTCCCGCGAGAAGAAGCCCACCGAGGCCGCCGCCCCCGCGCTCGCTCCGGGAGCGGATCCGGTGTGGGCCAACTTCCTGGCGCCCTCGGCCGCCGCCAACGCGGTGCCCAACCCGCCTCCCGCCGACGCCGCGAAGGGCAAGCGCGGCAAGACGCCGAACATCGTCACCGGTCCGGTCCCCTCCGCGGAGCAGCCCGCCGCTCCGGCCGCGGAGCCCGCGGTGGCCGCTCCGCCCGTGGCCGCTGCGCCCGCTCCGGCGGCGGCCCAGGCTCCGGCCTCGCCCGCGGCCATCGTCCCGGCCCAACCCTCCGCGCTGGCGGCTCGCATGCCGCTCATCGTGGAGCCCAAGGCCCCGCCCAAGCCCACCGCCGTCGTCGCCAAGAAGAAGGACCAGGAGCAGTTCCAGTTCGTGGGCGGCCGCACCAGCTTCTCGCTGCCCCCGCTGGACGTGCTGGAGATCGAGAAGAAGGAGCGCTCCGCGCTGGACAAGGAGGCCTTCCTCACCACGGCGGAGAAGCTGCGCGCGAAGCTCGCCGACTTCGGCATCTCCGGCGAGGTGGTGGAGATCCGCCCCGGCCCCGTCGTCACCATGTACGAGTTCCTCCCGGGACCCGGCATCAAGGTGAGCAAGATCGCCGCGCTCCAGGACGACCTGGCCATGGCCATGGAGGCCATGCGGGTGCGTATCGTCGCCCCCATCCCCGGCAAGGGCGTGGTCGGTATCGAGGTGCCCAACCGCGATCGCGAGACGGTCTACCTCAAGGAGATCGCCGAGCAGGACGTCTTCCAGAAGTCGGCCAGCAAGCTGACCATGTGCGTGGGCAAGGACATCGAGGGCATGCCGTACGTCTTCGACCTGGCCAAGGCGCCCCACCTGCTCATCGCGGGTACCACCGGCTCCGGTAAGTCCGTGGCGGTGAACTCGATGATCATGAGCATCCTCCTGAAGTCCACGCCGGAGGAGGTCCGCTTCATCATGGTGGACCCGAAGATGCTTGAGCTCTCCGTCTACGAGGGCATTCCCCACCTGCTGCTGCCGGTGGTGACGGATCCGAAGAAGGCGGCGCTCGCGCTGCGCTGGGCCGTGGAGGAGATGGAGCGGCGCTACCAGATGCTGTCCGAGGCGGGCGTGCGCAACATCGCCGGCTTCAACAAGTTCGTGGAGACGCAGGACGCCGAGAAGGCCAACGCGAAGCCCGCCGAGGAGTCCGCGAAGAAGGCCACGCCGAAGAAGCCCAAGAAGGTGGTCGTGGTGGACGTGGCCACCCCCGAGGACGCCATCATCGAGGAGCCCGCGTCCGCCAGCGCCAGCTCGGGCCCCGGGGTCGCCGCGCCCAGGGACGACGTGGAGGAGCTGCGCGAGACCCTGCCCGAGCCCGAGGAGGCACCGGAGAGCGTCCAGGCCGCCGCCGAGGAGGACGACGACGACGGGATGTCCGACGCCGTGGAGGCCGCGCTCGAGGCCGCCGGCGCCGAATCGCCCCGCGAGGAGAAGAAGGAGTGGAAGAAGCTGCCCTACATCGTGGTCATCATCGATGAGCTGGCGGACCTGATGATGGTGGCCAGCCGCGAGGTGGAGACGTACGTGGCGCGCCTGGCGCAGATGGCTCGCGCGGCCGGCATCCACCTGATGGTGGCCACGCAGCGCCCGTCCACGGACGTCGTCACGGGCATCATCAAGGCCAACTTCCCCACGCGCATCAGCTTCATGCTGCGCTCCAAGCCGGACTCGATGACGATCCTCGGCACGGTGGGCGCCGAGGCCCTGCTGGGCATGGGCGACATGCTCATCATGCCGCCCACGAGCGCGCACCTGCAGCGCGTGCACGGCGCCTTCGTCTCGGAGAACGAAATCAAGAAGGCGGTGGACCACCTCAAGTCGCAGGGCAAGCCCGTCTACGACGAGTCCATCCTCAAGCCGCGCGACGAGGAGGGCGAGGGTGGCGGTGGCGAGGAGGACGAGCTGTCCGACGAGCTGTACGATCAGGCGCTCGCGACGGTGAGCGAGATGCGGGCGGTGTCCATCTCGATGCTCCAGCGCAAGATGCGCATCGGCTACAACCGCGCCGCGCGAATGATCGAGCGCATGGAGCGCGACGGTGTGGTGGGCCCGGCGGATGGCGCCAAACCGCGTGAGGTGCTCATCCGCGCCGTGGGAGAGATGCCCGGCGCCGCGTGA